One Microbacterium sp. zg-B96 genomic region harbors:
- a CDS encoding LLM class flavin-dependent oxidoreductase, whose product MSSSPRPALSVLDLVPVRTGQTSAQAVAASLALAERADALGYRRYWFAEHHNMASVGSTTPPVLIAAAAARTSRIRVGSGGVMLPNHAPLVVAEQFAALEALTPGRIDLGIGRAPGSDPVITQLLRMSGTSSDVDRFPQHVQDILALVSPEGASLQFTSGGTYDVHATPAATTTPEVWLLGSSDYSAQLAASLGLPYVFANHFAGDGLERALGLYRGQYRPSEGHPEPVTFLTANVVAADTAEEADARALPQLRAMARLRLNRPMAAMETVEDAEAAGVDEAMTPIIAAMAQHWIIGTGDQAASELRALADTHGVEEIMVSPVAAARASDPLDGADGRARTLELLAGALG is encoded by the coding sequence ATGTCCTCCTCGCCGCGCCCCGCCCTGTCCGTCCTCGACCTCGTGCCGGTGCGCACGGGCCAGACCAGCGCTCAGGCGGTCGCCGCGTCGCTCGCGCTGGCCGAGCGCGCCGACGCCCTCGGCTACCGGCGGTACTGGTTCGCCGAGCACCACAACATGGCCTCGGTGGGCTCGACCACTCCCCCGGTACTCATCGCCGCGGCCGCCGCGCGAACCTCCCGCATCCGCGTGGGCTCGGGCGGAGTCATGCTGCCCAACCACGCCCCGCTGGTGGTGGCCGAGCAGTTCGCCGCCCTGGAGGCGCTCACCCCCGGCCGCATCGACCTCGGCATCGGCCGCGCCCCCGGCAGCGACCCGGTGATCACGCAGCTGCTGCGGATGTCTGGCACCTCCAGCGACGTCGACCGGTTCCCGCAGCACGTGCAGGACATCCTCGCGCTGGTCTCGCCCGAGGGCGCATCGCTGCAGTTCACCTCGGGCGGCACCTACGACGTGCACGCGACACCGGCGGCCACCACGACGCCAGAGGTGTGGCTGCTGGGGTCGAGCGACTACTCCGCGCAGCTGGCGGCATCCCTCGGGCTGCCGTACGTGTTCGCGAACCACTTCGCCGGCGACGGGCTCGAGCGCGCCCTGGGGCTGTACCGCGGCCAGTACCGGCCGAGCGAGGGCCACCCCGAGCCGGTCACGTTCCTGACCGCGAACGTCGTCGCCGCCGACACCGCCGAAGAAGCCGACGCCCGGGCGCTCCCGCAGCTGCGGGCGATGGCCCGGCTGCGGCTGAACCGGCCGATGGCCGCGATGGAGACGGTCGAGGATGCCGAGGCGGCGGGTGTGGACGAGGCGATGACGCCCATCATCGCCGCGATGGCGCAGCACTGGATCATCGGCACCGGCGACCAGGCGGCATCCGAGCTTCGGGCGCTCGCCGACACGCACGGCGTCGAGGAGATCATGGTGTCGCCGGTTGCCGCCGCCCGCGCATCGGACCCGCTGGACGGTGCCGACGGCCGCGCCCGCACGCTCGAGTTGCTGGCCGGCGCGCTGGGCTGA
- a CDS encoding diacylglycerol kinase family protein gives MTTPAAPRAALVYNPIKVDVAALSASVARLSAEAGWEPPLLFATTVDDLGDAATGEALTQGVTAVLVAGGDGTVRAVAGALSDTGIPLTIVPSGTGNLLARNLRLPLSDAETMIRATFTGQTQAIDIGFAQLRRPDGRVDEHPFVVMGGMGLDAAMIANTNPQLKKTVGWVAYVGGAARSLVGAKPFRVVYQVERHRMHSARVHSVLFANCGSLPAGLELIPEASVTDGELDVVVFQPDGPFGWLFVWRRVAWDNSVLRRFRAGRSVLALRTEDAAVRYARGPALDLAPAGAQPVQLDGDEFGVAVHVHTHVAAGALLVAVPVGHPAQQGGVPAQEAGVPAQQAGVAALRHAAE, from the coding sequence ATGACCACGCCTGCCGCTCCCCGCGCCGCGCTGGTCTACAACCCGATCAAGGTCGACGTCGCCGCGCTGAGCGCGAGCGTGGCGCGCCTGTCGGCCGAAGCGGGGTGGGAGCCGCCCCTGCTGTTCGCCACCACCGTCGACGACCTGGGCGACGCCGCCACCGGTGAGGCCCTCACGCAGGGCGTGACCGCGGTGCTGGTGGCCGGCGGCGACGGCACGGTGCGCGCCGTCGCCGGAGCGCTCAGCGACACCGGCATCCCCCTCACGATCGTCCCCAGCGGCACCGGCAACCTGCTGGCACGCAACCTGCGGCTGCCCCTGAGCGACGCGGAGACGATGATCCGCGCGACGTTCACCGGCCAGACGCAGGCCATCGACATCGGCTTCGCGCAGCTGCGCCGTCCCGACGGCCGGGTCGACGAGCATCCGTTCGTCGTCATGGGCGGCATGGGGCTGGATGCCGCGATGATCGCCAACACCAACCCGCAGCTGAAGAAGACGGTCGGGTGGGTCGCCTATGTGGGAGGTGCGGCGCGGTCGCTGGTCGGCGCGAAACCGTTCCGCGTGGTCTACCAGGTGGAACGGCACCGCATGCACTCGGCGCGCGTGCACAGCGTGCTGTTCGCCAACTGCGGGTCGCTGCCGGCGGGGCTGGAGCTGATCCCGGAGGCATCGGTCACCGACGGTGAACTGGACGTCGTCGTCTTCCAGCCCGACGGCCCATTCGGGTGGCTGTTCGTGTGGCGCCGCGTCGCCTGGGACAACAGCGTGCTGCGCCGGTTCCGCGCCGGCCGGAGCGTGCTGGCGCTGCGCACCGAGGATGCCGCGGTGCGCTACGCCCGGGGACCCGCGCTGGACCTCGCGCCCGCGGGCGCGCAGCCGGTGCAGCTCGATGGCGACGAGTTCGGCGTTGCGGTGCACGTGCACACCCACGTCGCGGCGGGTGCGCTGCTGGTGGCGGTGCCTGTCGGCCATCCGGCGCAGCAGGGCGGCGTCCCGGCGCAGGAGGCCGGCGTCCCGGCGCAGCAGGCCGGCGTCGCGGCACTGCGCCACGCCGCGGAATAG
- the pgm gene encoding phosphoglucomutase (alpha-D-glucose-1,6-bisphosphate-dependent), whose translation MSRAGQPAEASDLVDIDELVNAYYDRKPDAAIAEQRVAFGTSGHRGSSLSTSFNENHILATTQAIVDYRVSQGITGPLFLGRDTHGLSRPAERSAIEVLVGNGVDVRVDSRDAWVPTPALSLAILAHNRGLDAADPTRADGIVVTPSHNPPRDGGFKYNPPHGGPADTDATGWIAERANALIAAGLEGVTRTRFADIDTSRLGSYDFREEYVRDLASIIDVDAIRSAGVRIGADPLGGASVEYWALIGEVYGLDLTVVNPDVDPTWRFMTLDWDEKIRMDPSSPSAMASLVAARADYDILTGNDADADRHGIVTPDAGLMNPNHFLAVAIDYLFRHRDGWPADAAVGKTLVSSMIIDRVAESLGRRLLEVPVGFKWFVPGLLDGSVAFGGEESAGASFLRRDGTVWTTDKDGILLCLLAAEILAVTGKTPSQRYAELEAEFGSSAYERVDAPATPAQKATLAKLAPESVTATELAGEPIIAKLSHAPGNGAAIGGLKVQTEHAWFAARPSGTEDVYKLYAESLRGPEHLREVQAEARAVVAAALGG comes from the coding sequence ATGAGCCGAGCAGGACAGCCCGCCGAAGCCTCCGACCTCGTCGACATTGACGAGCTGGTCAACGCCTACTACGACCGCAAGCCCGATGCCGCCATTGCCGAGCAGCGCGTGGCCTTCGGAACCAGCGGTCATCGCGGCTCGTCGCTGTCGACGAGCTTCAACGAGAACCACATCCTCGCCACCACCCAGGCGATCGTCGATTACCGCGTCAGTCAGGGCATTACCGGCCCGCTGTTCCTCGGCCGCGACACGCACGGACTGTCCCGGCCGGCCGAGCGCAGCGCGATCGAAGTGCTCGTCGGAAACGGCGTGGACGTGCGGGTCGACTCCCGCGATGCGTGGGTGCCGACCCCCGCACTGAGCCTCGCGATCCTGGCCCACAACCGGGGCCTCGACGCCGCCGACCCCACCCGCGCCGACGGCATCGTCGTCACCCCGTCGCACAACCCGCCGCGCGACGGCGGCTTCAAGTACAACCCGCCGCACGGCGGCCCCGCCGACACCGACGCCACCGGCTGGATCGCCGAGCGCGCGAACGCACTCATCGCCGCCGGGCTCGAGGGCGTCACGCGCACCCGCTTCGCCGACATCGACACGTCGCGGCTGGGCAGCTACGACTTCCGCGAGGAGTACGTGCGGGACCTGGCGAGCATCATCGACGTGGATGCCATCCGTTCGGCGGGGGTGCGCATCGGCGCGGACCCGCTGGGTGGTGCATCGGTGGAGTACTGGGCCCTCATCGGCGAGGTGTACGGGCTGGACCTGACCGTCGTCAACCCCGACGTCGACCCGACCTGGCGGTTCATGACGCTGGACTGGGACGAGAAGATCCGGATGGACCCGTCTTCGCCGTCGGCGATGGCCTCGCTCGTCGCGGCGCGCGCCGACTACGACATCCTCACCGGAAACGACGCCGACGCCGACCGGCACGGCATCGTCACCCCGGACGCGGGCCTGATGAACCCCAACCACTTCCTCGCCGTGGCGATCGACTACCTGTTCCGCCACCGCGATGGGTGGCCGGCGGATGCCGCTGTGGGCAAGACCCTCGTGTCGTCGATGATCATCGACCGCGTCGCGGAGTCGCTCGGGCGGAGGCTCCTGGAGGTGCCCGTCGGGTTCAAGTGGTTCGTGCCGGGCCTGCTGGACGGGTCGGTCGCGTTCGGCGGCGAGGAGTCGGCGGGGGCATCGTTCCTGCGTAGGGACGGCACGGTGTGGACCACCGACAAGGACGGCATCCTGCTGTGCCTGCTCGCCGCCGAGATCCTGGCCGTCACCGGCAAGACGCCGTCGCAGCGCTACGCCGAGCTGGAGGCCGAGTTCGGTTCGTCGGCCTACGAGCGCGTCGACGCGCCTGCGACCCCGGCCCAGAAGGCGACGCTCGCCAAGCTCGCCCCCGAGTCGGTCACCGCGACCGAGCTGGCCGGCGAGCCGATCATCGCGAAGCTCTCGCACGCGCCGGGCAACGGCGCCGCGATCGGCGGGCTGAAGGTGCAGACCGAGCACGCGTGGTTCGCCGCCCGTCCCTCCGGCACCGAGGACGTCTACAAGCTGTACGCCGAGTCGCTGCGAGGCCCCGAGCACCTGCGCGAGGTGCAGGCCGAGGCCCGCGCCGTGGTCGCCGCCGCCCTCGGCGGCTAG
- a CDS encoding bifunctional 4-hydroxy-2-oxoglutarate aldolase/2-dehydro-3-deoxy-phosphogluconate aldolase: MTAPADSRRLDEIFAGAPLMAILRGMGLERSARLATTAWDLGIDSVEVPLQTEEDDRALREVVRLGTERGKAVGAGTILTVAQVDAAIAAGASYLVAPGLDAAVVRAAQERGIPILPGVATPSEVQQAVALGLTWLKAFPAHWLGADWFKHIRGPFPHVRFVATGGMDASNAGAFLAAGVKVVAVGSALEDESQLPLLAALLRA, translated from the coding sequence ATGACCGCTCCGGCCGATTCGCGCCGCCTCGACGAGATCTTCGCCGGTGCCCCGCTCATGGCGATCCTGCGGGGGATGGGCCTCGAGCGCTCGGCGCGCCTGGCGACCACCGCCTGGGACCTCGGCATCGATTCCGTCGAGGTGCCGCTGCAGACCGAAGAAGACGACCGCGCGCTGCGCGAGGTCGTGCGCCTCGGCACCGAGCGGGGCAAGGCCGTCGGCGCCGGCACCATCCTGACCGTGGCGCAGGTGGATGCCGCCATCGCCGCCGGGGCGTCGTACCTGGTGGCGCCGGGGCTGGACGCCGCGGTGGTGCGTGCGGCGCAGGAGCGCGGCATCCCGATCCTGCCCGGGGTCGCCACCCCCAGCGAGGTGCAGCAGGCCGTCGCGCTCGGGCTCACGTGGCTCAAGGCATTCCCTGCGCATTGGCTCGGTGCCGACTGGTTCAAGCACATCCGCGGACCGTTCCCGCACGTGCGATTCGTCGCCACCGGCGGTATGGATGCCTCCAACGCCGGCGCCTTCCTCGCTGCCGGGGTGAAGGTCGTCGCCGTCGGCTCGGCCCTCGAGGACGAGTCCCAGCTGCCGCTCCTGGCCGCTCTCCTCCGCGCCTGA
- the kduD gene encoding 2-dehydro-3-deoxy-D-gluconate 5-dehydrogenase KduD has protein sequence MILDSFRLDGRVAVVTGSSRGLGQGAAVALAEAGADIALVDRGDATETAERIAATGRRVHRIQLDLGAAAPAELAAAIDEVVAELGRLDILVNNAGTIRRTPAAEHSAADWDEVLALNLDAVFHLSQAAGRLMIAQGHGRIINIASMLSFQGGLFVPGYAASKHAVAGLTKALANEWAASGVTVNAIAPGYMATDNTAPIRADAEREATILARIPAGRWGTPEDLQGAFVFLASDASAYVTGAIVPVDGGWLVR, from the coding sequence ATGATCCTTGACAGCTTCCGCCTCGACGGCCGGGTCGCCGTCGTCACCGGCTCCAGCCGTGGCCTCGGTCAGGGTGCTGCGGTGGCGCTGGCCGAAGCCGGCGCGGACATCGCCCTCGTGGACCGCGGCGACGCCACCGAGACCGCTGAGCGCATCGCGGCGACGGGCCGCCGCGTGCACCGCATCCAGCTCGACCTGGGCGCGGCCGCACCGGCCGAGCTGGCCGCCGCGATCGACGAGGTCGTCGCCGAACTGGGACGGCTGGACATCCTCGTCAACAACGCCGGCACGATCCGCCGCACCCCGGCTGCCGAGCACTCCGCGGCCGACTGGGACGAGGTGCTCGCGCTGAACCTGGACGCAGTGTTCCACCTGTCGCAGGCCGCCGGTCGCCTGATGATCGCGCAGGGTCACGGACGCATCATCAACATCGCCTCGATGCTGTCGTTCCAGGGTGGCCTGTTCGTGCCCGGCTACGCCGCCTCCAAGCACGCCGTCGCGGGCCTCACCAAGGCGCTCGCCAATGAGTGGGCAGCCTCCGGCGTCACCGTCAACGCGATCGCCCCCGGGTACATGGCCACCGACAACACCGCCCCGATCCGCGCCGACGCCGAGCGCGAGGCCACGATCCTCGCCCGCATCCCGGCCGGCCGCTGGGGGACGCCCGAGGACCTGCAGGGTGCCTTCGTCTTCCTCGCCTCCGACGCCTCCGCCTACGTCACGGGCGCCATCGTGCCCGTCGACGGCGGCTGGCTCGTCCGCTGA
- the kduI gene encoding 5-dehydro-4-deoxy-D-glucuronate isomerase, with product MQQRYATNPAQIPGMTTADLRDQYLVPDVFVPGEITVVYTHHDRIVLGGAVPAGAELSLTGYPEIRSDYFLEHRELGIINVGGTGTVTADGEVYTMVKGACLYLGRGIREVVFADAEGDSGAQFYLFSAPAHTAYPAALVSPGEGTVRELGDQVTSNRRTLNQYIHENGVKSCQIVMGVTSLHPGSMWNTMPAHTHDRRTECYLYFDVPEDARVIHLMGEREETRHLVVADRQAIISPSWSLHSGVGTAAYSFVWAMAGENQTFDDMDAAPVTTLK from the coding sequence ATGCAGCAGCGCTACGCCACCAACCCCGCCCAGATCCCCGGCATGACCACCGCGGACCTGCGCGATCAGTACCTCGTCCCCGACGTGTTCGTTCCCGGTGAGATCACCGTCGTGTACACGCACCACGACCGCATCGTGCTCGGCGGGGCGGTGCCCGCCGGTGCCGAGCTGTCGCTGACCGGTTACCCCGAGATCCGCAGCGACTACTTCCTCGAGCACCGCGAGCTGGGCATCATCAACGTCGGCGGCACCGGAACGGTCACCGCGGACGGCGAGGTCTACACGATGGTCAAGGGTGCCTGCCTGTACCTCGGGCGCGGCATCCGCGAGGTCGTCTTCGCCGACGCCGAGGGCGACAGCGGCGCGCAGTTCTACCTGTTCTCGGCACCCGCTCACACCGCCTACCCGGCGGCGCTCGTCTCACCGGGGGAGGGCACCGTCCGCGAACTGGGCGACCAGGTCACCAGCAACCGCCGCACGCTCAACCAGTACATCCACGAGAACGGCGTCAAGAGCTGCCAGATCGTGATGGGCGTCACCTCTCTGCACCCGGGCTCGATGTGGAACACCATGCCCGCTCACACGCACGACCGACGCACCGAGTGCTACCTGTACTTCGACGTGCCCGAGGACGCCCGCGTGATCCACCTGATGGGCGAGCGCGAGGAGACCCGTCACCTGGTCGTCGCCGATCGGCAGGCGATCATCTCGCCCAGCTGGTCGTTGCACTCCGGCGTCGGCACCGCGGCATACTCGTTCGTGTGGGCGATGGCCGGCGAGAACCAGACGTTCGACGACATGGACGCCGCACCCGTCACGACGTTGAAGTGA
- the pheA gene encoding prephenate dehydratase, whose protein sequence is MTNEPAPVARRTYSFLGPAGTFTEAALAQVPEARDQVWHPVRNVAEALSDVVEGRSDAAMIAIENSIDGGVSTAQDALATMPGLRIVGEYLVPVNFVLVARPGTAIEDVSLVAAHPVAYAQCLQWLAAHVPAHAHLPAASNVAAAVDMLDGTSNADAAIAPPGILEHHDLELLAEAIGDNPNAVTRFVLVSRPGTPPNPTGADKTSLIAELPDDRPGALLELLEQFSTRGINLSLIESRPIGDALGRYRFVIDADGHIADERMADALLGLRRFSPRVIFLGSYPRADRAIVHYPDRYADEVFVEARDWLRGLLSGEPDA, encoded by the coding sequence GTGACCAACGAGCCCGCCCCCGTCGCCCGTCGGACCTACAGTTTCCTGGGTCCGGCCGGCACCTTCACCGAGGCGGCGCTCGCGCAGGTCCCCGAGGCACGCGACCAGGTCTGGCATCCGGTGCGCAACGTCGCCGAAGCCCTCTCCGACGTCGTCGAGGGACGATCGGATGCCGCGATGATCGCGATCGAGAACTCGATCGACGGCGGCGTGTCCACCGCGCAGGACGCCCTGGCCACCATGCCGGGACTGCGGATCGTGGGCGAATACCTCGTGCCGGTGAACTTCGTCCTCGTCGCCCGCCCTGGCACCGCGATCGAGGACGTGTCCCTCGTCGCCGCGCACCCGGTCGCCTACGCGCAGTGCCTGCAGTGGCTGGCGGCCCACGTGCCCGCCCACGCTCACCTCCCCGCCGCCAGCAACGTCGCCGCCGCCGTGGACATGCTCGACGGCACGAGCAACGCGGATGCCGCGATCGCGCCACCAGGCATCCTGGAACACCACGACCTCGAACTGCTGGCCGAAGCGATCGGCGACAACCCGAACGCCGTCACCCGCTTCGTGCTCGTCAGCCGCCCCGGCACGCCGCCGAACCCGACAGGGGCCGACAAGACGTCCCTCATCGCGGAGCTGCCCGACGACCGCCCCGGCGCGCTGCTGGAGCTGCTGGAGCAGTTCTCCACGCGCGGCATCAACCTGTCGCTCATCGAGTCGCGCCCCATCGGCGACGCCCTCGGCCGCTACCGGTTCGTCATCGACGCCGACGGCCACATCGCCGACGAGCGGATGGCCGATGCGCTCCTGGGCCTGCGCCGCTTCAGCCCGCGCGTGATCTTCCTGGGGTCGTACCCGCGCGCCGACCGCGCGATCGTGCACTACCCGGACCGCTACGCCGACGAGGTGTTCGTCGAGGCGCGCGACTGGCTGCGCGGTCTGCTCTCCGGCGAACCCGACGCCTGA
- the serS gene encoding serine--tRNA ligase encodes MIDPALLRDQPDLVKRSQQARGQSPDTVDEAVTADRARRAAITAFEELRAAQNSHGKRVAQAPKEEKAALVAEAKELSERVKRAQHAVTEAEAAAESAFAKIENIVIDGVPAGGEDDFVTLRTHGEPLTFDFEPRDHLALGEKLGAIDMERGTKVSGSRFYFLTGIGARLEIALMNLGLDRALQAGFTPIIPPTLVRPEVMRGTGFLGQHADEVYHLADEDLYLVGTSEVPLAGYHMDEILDFPRGPLRYAGWSTCYRSEAGSYGKDTRGIIRVHQFNKLEMFVYTTPEDAESEHERLVALQEQLLQDLGLSYRVIDVAAGDLGSSAARKYDIEAWVPTQGAYRELTSTSNCTTYQARRLDIRYRPDGGKTAPVATLNGTLATTRWIVALLETHQRADGSVTVPEVLRPFLGGLEVLEPVA; translated from the coding sequence GTGATCGATCCCGCTCTCCTCCGCGACCAGCCAGACCTCGTCAAGCGCTCGCAGCAGGCCCGCGGCCAGTCGCCCGATACCGTCGATGAGGCCGTGACCGCCGACCGTGCCCGCCGCGCCGCGATCACCGCGTTCGAGGAGTTGCGCGCGGCGCAGAACTCCCACGGCAAGCGGGTCGCACAGGCCCCGAAGGAGGAGAAGGCGGCACTGGTCGCCGAGGCCAAGGAACTGAGCGAACGCGTCAAGCGCGCCCAGCACGCCGTGACCGAAGCCGAGGCGGCCGCAGAGTCGGCGTTCGCGAAGATCGAGAACATCGTCATCGACGGCGTGCCCGCCGGCGGCGAGGACGACTTCGTGACGCTGCGCACCCACGGCGAGCCGCTCACCTTCGACTTCGAGCCCCGCGATCACCTCGCCCTCGGCGAGAAGCTGGGCGCGATCGACATGGAACGCGGCACCAAGGTGTCGGGTTCGCGTTTCTACTTCCTCACCGGCATCGGGGCGCGTCTGGAGATCGCCCTGATGAACCTCGGTCTCGACCGGGCACTGCAGGCGGGGTTCACCCCGATCATCCCGCCGACGCTGGTGCGTCCCGAGGTCATGCGCGGCACCGGTTTTCTCGGCCAGCACGCCGACGAGGTCTACCACCTCGCCGACGAGGACCTCTACCTCGTCGGCACGAGCGAAGTGCCGCTCGCCGGCTACCACATGGACGAGATCCTCGATTTCCCGCGCGGCCCGCTGCGGTACGCCGGCTGGTCCACCTGCTATCGCAGCGAAGCCGGCTCCTACGGCAAAGACACCCGCGGCATCATCCGCGTGCACCAGTTCAACAAGCTGGAGATGTTCGTCTACACGACCCCCGAGGATGCCGAGAGCGAGCATGAGCGCCTTGTCGCGCTGCAGGAGCAGCTGCTGCAGGACCTCGGTCTCAGCTACCGCGTCATCGACGTCGCCGCCGGCGACCTCGGGTCCTCCGCGGCCCGCAAGTACGACATCGAGGCGTGGGTTCCCACGCAGGGCGCCTACCGCGAGCTGACCAGCACGAGCAACTGCACCACCTACCAGGCCAGGCGCCTGGACATCCGCTACCGGCCCGACGGCGGCAAGACGGCGCCGGTGGCCACCCTCAACGGCACGCTGGCCACCACCCGCTGGATCGTCGCGCTGCTGGAGACGCACCAGCGCGCCGACGGCTCGGTGACGGTGCCCGAGGTGCTGCGCCCGTTCCTCGGCGGCTTGGAAGTGCTGGAGCCGGTCGCATGA
- a CDS encoding sugar kinase, translated as MTGSLPVPRDGVLLAIGETMAMVAPMTAVPVEAAETFRLDAGGAESNVASHVAAAGVPAAWYSRLGDDALGRRIAARIASRGVDISRVDIDRRHPTGLYVKDPGRGVTYYRAGSAASHLSRADADALEFDGVAVVHVSGITPALSVSAAAFLAHVIDRARRAGVLVSFDVNHRAPLWSAAAASAPLLALARRADVVFVGRDEAETLWRAATPEAARALLADVPQLIVKDGAVGATLFDGQAAMFEPALVVDVVEPVGAGDAFAGGYLAALLSGDGPAARLRAGHARAALTMQTTGDFPDAAPSERTPA; from the coding sequence GTGACCGGTTCGCTCCCTGTCCCGCGGGACGGGGTGCTGCTGGCCATCGGGGAGACCATGGCGATGGTCGCCCCGATGACCGCGGTCCCCGTGGAGGCTGCCGAGACCTTCCGGCTGGATGCCGGGGGCGCCGAGTCGAACGTCGCCTCCCACGTCGCGGCGGCCGGGGTCCCCGCCGCCTGGTACTCCCGGCTCGGCGACGATGCGCTGGGGCGCCGCATCGCGGCCCGCATCGCCTCCCGCGGCGTCGACATCTCGCGCGTGGACATCGACCGGCGGCATCCGACCGGGCTGTACGTGAAAGACCCCGGCCGGGGTGTGACGTACTACCGCGCGGGTTCCGCCGCATCGCACCTGTCGCGGGCGGATGCCGACGCGCTGGAATTCGACGGCGTCGCCGTCGTGCACGTCTCCGGCATCACTCCTGCGCTGTCGGTCTCGGCCGCCGCGTTCCTCGCACATGTCATCGACCGGGCGCGGCGGGCCGGCGTGCTGGTGAGCTTCGACGTGAACCATCGCGCGCCGCTGTGGTCGGCGGCGGCGGCATCCGCCCCGCTGCTCGCCCTCGCCCGTCGCGCCGACGTCGTCTTCGTCGGTCGTGACGAAGCCGAAACGCTATGGCGGGCCGCGACCCCCGAAGCGGCGCGCGCGCTGCTGGCGGATGTGCCGCAGCTCATCGTCAAGGACGGTGCCGTCGGCGCCACCCTCTTCGACGGGCAGGCTGCCATGTTCGAGCCGGCGCTCGTGGTCGATGTGGTCGAACCGGTCGGCGCCGGTGACGCGTTCGCCGGCGGCTACCTCGCGGCGCTGCTCTCCGGCGACGGCCCCGCCGCGCGGCTGCGCGCCGGGCACGCCCGCGCCGCCCTCACGATGCAGACGACGGGGGACTTCCCCGACGCCGCCCCTTCCGAAAGGACTCCCGCATGA
- a CDS encoding magnesium and cobalt transport protein CorA, which produces MPIIDNAVYVAGQRIRNPENLEQTFEHMQENHGMAWIGLLRPTPEEIHQVAAEFSLHPLAVEDALSGHQRAKIERYGNILFTVLRPARYVDATETVEFGELHLFVGPDFVVTIRHADVPDLAAVRRNLERQPELLAKGPEAVLAAILDEVVDEYAPVVEGLLTDVDEIEDALFGNTGAELTRRIYDLSREVIHFQRAAEPLTEMLEGLLRGADKYALDLELQRSLRNVLDHVIRVTDKLAAMRSILENALAVNATLVTHRQTDTALAQSEQVKKISGWAAILFGPTLVGTIYGMNFTHMPELDWVWGYPIALICMAATSVALWLVFKARRWM; this is translated from the coding sequence ATGCCGATCATCGACAACGCCGTGTACGTCGCGGGCCAGCGGATTCGCAACCCGGAGAATCTCGAGCAGACGTTCGAGCACATGCAGGAAAACCACGGCATGGCGTGGATCGGGTTGCTGCGACCGACGCCGGAAGAAATCCACCAGGTCGCGGCGGAGTTCTCGCTGCATCCGCTCGCGGTGGAAGACGCCCTGTCGGGCCACCAGCGCGCCAAGATCGAGCGATACGGCAACATCCTGTTCACGGTGCTGCGCCCGGCCCGCTACGTCGACGCCACCGAGACGGTGGAGTTCGGCGAGCTGCACCTGTTCGTCGGCCCGGACTTCGTCGTCACGATCCGCCATGCCGACGTTCCCGACCTCGCCGCCGTGCGGCGGAACCTGGAACGCCAGCCCGAGCTGCTCGCCAAGGGCCCCGAAGCGGTGCTGGCGGCGATCCTCGACGAAGTGGTCGACGAGTACGCTCCGGTGGTCGAGGGGCTGCTGACCGACGTCGACGAGATCGAGGACGCCCTCTTCGGCAACACCGGCGCCGAACTGACCCGGCGCATCTACGACCTGTCACGGGAGGTGATCCACTTCCAGCGCGCCGCGGAGCCACTCACCGAAATGCTGGAGGGGCTGCTGCGCGGGGCGGACAAGTACGCGCTGGACCTCGAGCTGCAGCGGTCGCTGCGCAACGTCCTGGACCACGTCATCCGGGTCACCGACAAGCTGGCGGCGATGCGGTCGATCCTGGAGAACGCGCTGGCGGTCAACGCCACCCTCGTCACGCACCGGCAGACCGACACCGCGCTGGCGCAGAGCGAGCAGGTCAAGAAGATCTCCGGGTGGGCGGCGATCCTGTTCGGCCCCACCCTGGTGGGAACCATCTACGGCATGAACTTCACCCACATGCCCGAGCTGGACTGGGTCTGGGGGTACCCGATCGCGCTGATCTGCATGGCGGCGACGTCGGTGGCCCTCTGGCTGGTGTTCAAGGCCCGTCGCTGGATGTGA